Proteins encoded together in one Impatiens glandulifera chromosome 1, dImpGla2.1, whole genome shotgun sequence window:
- the LOC124919589 gene encoding 40S ribosomal protein S29-like, which translates to MGHSNVWNSHPKNYGPGSRTCRVCGNPHGLIRKYALMCCRQCFRSNAKEIGFIKYK; encoded by the exons ATGGGGCATTCAAATGTCTGGAACTCTCATCCAAAAAATTACGGTCCTGGATCTCGCACCTG CCGAGTTTGTGGAAACCCTCATGGTTTGATTAGGAAGTATGCACTTATGTGCTGCAGGCAGTGTTTCCGCAGCAATGCTAAGGAAATTGGTTTCATTAAG TACAAGTGA